In Hahella sp. HNIBRBA332, the genomic window AAGCGAACCAGTCCATCGTCGATAAACTACCTATCGCTGGCTTCGTCATCTTGATTTTGATGGTCGGCCAGTTCAATTCCATCCGCAAGGCGATCATTATCCTGAGCACGATTCCGTTGGGTCTGATCGGCGTATCGGCGGGACTGTTGGCCTTGAACAGCGCCATGGGCTTTATGACCTTCCTGGGCGTCGTGTCTCTGGCGGGGATCGTCATCAACAACGCTATTGTGTTGTTGGAGCGTATTAATTTGGAGCTGGCGGAAGGCGTCGAGCATGGTCAGGCGATTATCAATGCCGCGCAGCAACGCACCAGGCCGATCTTGTTGACGACCGCGACCACAGTGCTGGGCTTGTTGCCCCTGTATCTGGGCGGGGGCGAAATGTGGGAGCCATTGGCTATCGCGATCATGGCCGGCCTGCTGTTCTCCACGATCTTAACCCTCTGCGTGGTGCCAGTGTTGTACGCCACGTTCTACCGCGTAAGGTTTTAATCACGTTGGCGGATCTATCCCGGCATTGGGAATGACAATCCCGGGATAGACAGTACTTTTTTACAAGTCAGGCATGGAGCGCTTGGTTAACCTGCATCGGGAACAGTTTCAGGTCCGACAGCGCCAGTCATGGCTGTCTCGCCGAATACCTGATTCTCGACAGCAGGCTAATACTTAAAAGGAACTTCATTAATGAAAACGCAATTCGCAATACTGGCTTTAGCCGCCTCGATCATCTCGTCGCCCGCCATATCGGCGGACACCATCTTCGAATATTACAAAACAACCGCTAGAGCCAAAGTAGACGGGGTTGGAAAAACAGAGTGGGAATCCACGACGTATCGTGAAGCAACGCCAGTGCATCAATCCTACAATTTAAGCGCTTCGGGCAATGGCGCGACGTCCTCCATGCGCTACGATCTAGACTACTCTCCCTATGACAACGGGGCCGTATTAAGGTATTCGATTGATGGCGAAATCCAGCGTGATGAAGAAAGTCACGCTTCCGTCGACTTGGGGCATGGCGGCGCAATCAATCATAAGTTTCGCGCGACAAACAGCGGCTTGCTGAAAGTGAATTTCAACATCGACTCTTTAGCAGTCGGCTGCCCTGAACGGGCGGTGTGCATGAGCGTTGACGGCGAGGTCACCGTAACCGGAAACGGCTATCGGGAAACCATCAGATTCACGCCTAAAAACGGCTTTAAAGACGGGGTTTCCTACTTGGAAATACCCGTGCAGGAAGGCAAGGATTATCTGGTGCAGTTTAGCTCCGGCAACGGTACGTCAGGCGGCTCTAAAACCCAAAGCATTACGGCGGTTTACACTGTGACTTGGGAAGCGCAATACGACTGAGACTATTGACGATCAGGTTAGGGGGCGGACCCCTGGCCTTGTTCCAAAAACGGGGAAAGTGTATGGCGGGTTATTCCACGACTCCACTATCTAAAAAGCTGGGCGTCAAAGAAGGCTTTGTGCTTTACGTGTCAAATGCGCCAGTTGATTACCCTGTGTTGGTTAGCCCTCTGCCTGACAATGTACTTATTGTTGATGCGCTCCGTCCTGATTTGGACATGATCCATTTCTTCACTAAAAGCCGAGATGAGCTGGAAGCGGAGCTTGGGAACTTGGCTGGCCATATCAAGCAGAATGGCATGATCTGGATATCCTGGCCCAAAAAGACCTCCAAGGTGACGACGGATATGACGGAAGATGAAGTCCGGCGCATTGCTTTGCCTATGGGCCTGGTGGACGTGAAAGTATGCGCAGTAGATGAAGTTTGGTCTGGCCTCAAACTGGTGATACGCAAAGAAAACAGGACGCAGCCTTGATAGGAAAAATAGAAAGTGCTCTGGACATAACGCCAGTTATTGCGTGGCATATT contains:
- a CDS encoding DUF3052 domain-containing protein, translating into MAGYSTTPLSKKLGVKEGFVLYVSNAPVDYPVLVSPLPDNVLIVDALRPDLDMIHFFTKSRDELEAELGNLAGHIKQNGMIWISWPKKTSKVTTDMTEDEVRRIALPMGLVDVKVCAVDEVWSGLKLVIRKENRTQP